One segment of Streptosporangium brasiliense DNA contains the following:
- a CDS encoding recombinase family protein, with product MSPSNPPVPVVSYARISADLRRDEHGVQDQHRVNRKTAERYGWTVVHEFTDNDKSAAKEGVVRDDFEAMLRALRAGKLPNGTPVQGIVILAADRLARRPGDYERFVEAITFQDGRVFADARGAQDLYSEDVESMGLLGAVISRMEVRKMQRRMRRSHRSRAELGVPSGGPRPFGWKPDRLTLDTKEADLIRQAARDFLSGRSLHSIVREWQEAGAKTSLGNDWTVQSLKVALRNPRMCGLRELNGELVRDADGNPIRGQWATILTDEEWEAIRAVFDSRKGYFIGRDMKIMKPHQPDYRDPTYLLAGILRCGRIKPDGTPCNAPLRTNRKKNAKHHAYTCLSKAEGGCGGTSRRGDLVDEYVSEAVLAKLEEAAFTASAGESSWGREEELEEVKSRLDELTRQWNSGNISNDLFFKLAPGLEQEIARLRAEAAGFAASAELRQARAGTDAAEIRRRWYLPEKEGGFPISTKRTYIREALHAVIVHPAGQGQRVFNPDLLEPIWREG from the coding sequence ATGAGCCCGTCGAATCCCCCCGTCCCCGTCGTGTCCTACGCCCGTATCTCCGCCGACCTGAGGCGCGACGAACACGGTGTGCAGGACCAGCACAGGGTCAACCGGAAGACCGCCGAACGGTACGGCTGGACCGTCGTCCACGAGTTCACCGACAACGACAAGTCGGCGGCCAAAGAGGGAGTCGTCCGCGACGACTTCGAGGCGATGCTACGCGCGCTGCGCGCCGGAAAACTGCCGAACGGCACGCCGGTGCAGGGCATCGTCATCCTGGCGGCCGACCGCCTCGCTCGCCGGCCGGGCGACTACGAGCGGTTCGTGGAAGCGATCACCTTCCAGGACGGCCGCGTGTTCGCCGACGCACGGGGCGCTCAGGATCTCTACAGCGAAGACGTGGAGAGCATGGGCCTGCTCGGCGCGGTCATCTCCAGGATGGAGGTCCGCAAGATGCAACGCCGGATGCGACGCTCGCACCGGTCGCGTGCCGAACTGGGCGTGCCCTCCGGCGGCCCGCGCCCCTTCGGCTGGAAGCCGGATCGCCTGACCCTCGACACGAAGGAAGCCGACCTCATCCGGCAGGCGGCCCGCGACTTCCTGTCCGGCCGTTCCCTGCACTCGATCGTCCGCGAGTGGCAGGAAGCGGGGGCGAAGACCTCGCTCGGCAACGACTGGACCGTGCAGTCCTTGAAGGTGGCACTGCGCAACCCGCGCATGTGCGGCCTGCGGGAGCTGAACGGTGAACTCGTCCGGGACGCGGACGGCAACCCGATACGCGGACAGTGGGCGACCATCCTCACGGATGAGGAGTGGGAAGCGATCCGGGCCGTCTTCGACAGCCGGAAGGGCTACTTCATCGGCCGGGACATGAAGATCATGAAGCCGCACCAACCCGACTACCGGGACCCCACGTACCTGCTCGCCGGAATCCTCCGCTGCGGCCGGATCAAGCCGGACGGAACACCCTGCAACGCCCCGCTCCGTACCAACCGTAAGAAGAATGCCAAGCACCACGCCTACACATGCCTGAGCAAGGCGGAAGGCGGTTGCGGCGGAACCTCCCGGCGCGGTGACCTGGTGGACGAGTACGTCTCGGAAGCGGTCCTGGCGAAGCTGGAGGAGGCCGCGTTCACCGCCTCGGCGGGGGAGTCTTCCTGGGGGAGGGAAGAGGAGTTGGAAGAGGTGAAGTCGCGCCTGGACGAGCTGACCCGGCAGTGGAACTCCGGCAACATCAGCAATGACCTGTTCTTCAAGCTCGCCCCCGGCCTGGAACAGGAGATCGCCCGACTCCGTGCGGAAGCCGCCGGCTTCGCCGCGTCGGCAGAGCTGCGGCAGGCGCGGGCCGGTACGGACGCGGCGGAGATCCGGCGGCGCTGGTACCTGCCGGAGAAGGAAGGCGGGTTCCCCATCTCCACCAAGCGCACCTACATCCGGGAAGCGCTGCACGCGGTGATCGTCCACCCGGCCGGACAGGGCCAGCGGGTCTTCAACCCGGACCTCCTGGAGCCCATCTGGCGAGAGGGCTGA
- a CDS encoding replication initiator, which produces MNQAPSLAPDMLAALHRAAMPDFARWQRMIYATGGCAQPVRLHGERLTVDVRTGEVLDVYRTADEPTGFLLTACGNRRASRCPACSETYRDDTYHLIISGLRGGKGVPEDVSGHPRVFATFTAPSFGAVHAHRERNGTPLPCRPRRDRPVCEHGQPEGCGRRHERDDPQAGQPLCASCYDYRGAVLWNAHAGELWRRFTQALPSVLARLLGMSRAALRRTLRLSYAKVAEYQARGLVHFHAVIRLDGPEGPADRPPDWATVALLDRAIREAAGQVVVPASDVPAPVLLRWGDQLDVRPVYISAELDEVSDQRVAAYVAKYATKGAESAGTVDRPIRRVEDVAGLAVTEHARRMIFTCFALSRLPEYRDVPLKQWAHMLGYRGHFSTKSRRYSITLGELRQARADYRAEQARSILGLPAPDGEETVTLSQWRYAGNGLRHGEALWAELARQRITTARRIAREQEQPEPG; this is translated from the coding sequence GTGAACCAAGCGCCTTCCCTCGCCCCTGACATGCTGGCCGCGCTGCACCGCGCGGCCATGCCCGACTTCGCCCGGTGGCAACGCATGATCTACGCCACCGGCGGCTGCGCCCAACCCGTCCGACTCCACGGCGAACGGCTGACCGTGGACGTCCGGACGGGGGAGGTTCTGGACGTCTACCGGACCGCCGACGAACCCACGGGCTTCCTGCTCACCGCCTGCGGCAACCGGCGTGCCTCCCGGTGTCCGGCCTGCTCGGAGACCTACCGGGACGACACCTATCACCTGATCATCTCCGGACTGCGGGGCGGCAAAGGTGTTCCCGAGGACGTCAGCGGGCATCCCCGCGTGTTCGCCACGTTCACCGCTCCGTCCTTCGGCGCGGTCCATGCCCACCGAGAGCGGAACGGCACGCCCCTGCCGTGTCGTCCCCGGCGGGACCGTCCCGTGTGCGAGCACGGGCAGCCGGAAGGGTGCGGCAGGCGTCACGAACGTGATGACCCTCAAGCCGGGCAACCGCTCTGCGCAAGCTGCTACGACTACCGGGGCGCGGTGCTGTGGAACGCCCACGCGGGGGAGCTGTGGCGGCGCTTCACCCAGGCGCTTCCGTCCGTTCTCGCCCGGCTGCTCGGCATGAGCCGGGCCGCGCTGCGCCGTACGCTGCGGCTGTCGTACGCCAAGGTCGCCGAGTACCAGGCGCGCGGCCTGGTCCACTTCCACGCGGTGATCCGCCTCGACGGTCCGGAAGGGCCGGCTGACCGGCCGCCTGACTGGGCGACCGTCGCGCTCCTCGATCGGGCGATCCGGGAGGCTGCCGGACAGGTCGTCGTCCCGGCGTCGGACGTTCCTGCTCCGGTTCTGCTGCGGTGGGGTGATCAGCTCGACGTCCGGCCGGTGTACATCTCGGCTGAGCTGGACGAGGTCAGCGATCAACGGGTGGCGGCCTACGTCGCCAAGTACGCGACCAAGGGGGCGGAGTCCGCGGGGACGGTGGACCGTCCGATCCGCCGGGTGGAAGACGTCGCCGGGCTGGCCGTGACCGAGCATGCCCGGCGCATGATCTTCACCTGCTTCGCTCTGAGCCGCCTGCCCGAGTACCGGGACGTCCCTCTGAAGCAGTGGGCTCACATGCTCGGCTATCGGGGCCACTTCTCGACCAAGAGCCGCCGATACTCCATCACCCTGGGGGAGCTGCGGCAGGCACGCGCTGACTACCGCGCCGAGCAAGCCCGCTCGATCCTCGGTCTCCCTGCCCCGGACGGAGAGGAGACGGTCACCCTGTCCCAGTGGCGCTACGCCGGAAACGGCCTGCGGCACGGGGAAGCCCTGTGGGCCGAACTCGCCCGGCAACGCATCACCACCGCCCGCCGGATCGCCCGAGAACAGGAACAGCCGGAACCCGGCTGA
- a CDS encoding flavoprotein: protein METRGVLYVVACAAPAAADLARLVMLAQADGWQVHVVTTPMGARFVDADELERLTGDRVRSTYRMPGEPKGLPPADAVVVAPATFNTINKWAGGLADTFAVGLLCEVMGFGVPIVAVPLLKDALAKHLAFGRSLETLREMGVRVLFDPDAPSHARMPSWEQIIQELRSVVGGRHSQG from the coding sequence ATGGAGACGCGCGGAGTGCTGTACGTGGTCGCATGTGCTGCTCCGGCGGCGGCTGACCTCGCCCGCCTGGTGATGCTCGCTCAGGCAGACGGCTGGCAGGTGCACGTGGTCACCACGCCCATGGGTGCCCGCTTCGTCGATGCCGACGAGTTGGAGCGGCTGACCGGGGATCGGGTCCGCAGCACGTACCGCATGCCGGGTGAGCCGAAGGGGCTGCCTCCGGCCGATGCGGTGGTGGTGGCTCCGGCGACGTTCAACACCATCAACAAGTGGGCCGGTGGGCTCGCGGACACGTTCGCGGTCGGCCTGCTGTGCGAGGTGATGGGATTCGGCGTCCCCATTGTCGCTGTGCCTCTACTGAAGGACGCACTGGCCAAGCATCTTGCCTTCGGCCGGAGCCTGGAGACGCTGCGGGAGATGGGCGTCCGGGTGCTGTTCGATCCCGATGCGCCGTCACATGCCCGCATGCCATCCTGGGAACAGATCATTCAAGAACTGCGCAGCGTTGTCGGGGGACGACACTCACAGGGGTGA
- a CDS encoding helix-turn-helix domain-containing protein, translated as MDARKDIGQRIARARRRRGLSQAVLAGLIGRSESWLSQVERGQRKVDSHSVINALGEILGLAAEDLTTAKTDTTMHYQAASAIRHAMMSYDGLSSLIDPRQVEGSPESFVWLRHEIRRVNRLYQATQYDEVGRRLPGLIVATELGSRHAPAHRRRTYQTLRSLTYHCATTTLRRVGEPDLAWLAADRSLAAAEEAERPLLAAVSAYRLGYVFVRLREPDAALGLVLRAADALHRSVRHSDPRSLSMLGALYLVAVTAAAAQHDQTAVGAYLTQARQVAERLGEDRNDFWNAFGLTNVTIHEVSAAVESGDARQAITKAEALDVEVMAPGLVGRRAQVHLDLARAYAIQRKDAASVNMLLLAEQLSPELVRYGGRTRELLTQLLKREHRASTPQLRGLATRAGIA; from the coding sequence GTGGATGCCCGCAAGGACATCGGTCAGCGGATCGCTCGGGCACGCCGTCGCCGTGGCCTGTCACAGGCCGTCCTCGCGGGGCTGATCGGTCGTTCGGAGAGCTGGCTGAGTCAGGTCGAGCGTGGGCAACGCAAGGTGGACAGCCACAGCGTGATCAACGCCCTGGGTGAGATCCTGGGCTTGGCCGCCGAAGACCTCACCACCGCGAAAACGGACACCACGATGCACTATCAGGCAGCATCCGCCATCCGTCACGCCATGATGAGTTACGACGGCCTGTCCTCGCTGATCGACCCACGGCAGGTGGAAGGCTCGCCGGAGAGCTTCGTCTGGCTGCGTCACGAGATCCGCCGGGTGAACCGGCTCTACCAGGCGACCCAGTATGACGAGGTGGGCAGACGCCTGCCAGGGCTCATCGTGGCGACCGAACTCGGCAGCCGTCATGCTCCAGCGCACCGGCGCCGGACCTACCAGACACTCCGTTCGCTGACCTACCACTGCGCCACGACCACGCTGCGGCGCGTCGGAGAGCCCGACCTTGCCTGGCTGGCCGCTGATCGATCGCTGGCCGCAGCCGAAGAGGCCGAACGACCGTTACTGGCCGCCGTGAGCGCCTATCGTCTCGGCTACGTGTTCGTCCGTCTCCGCGAGCCGGACGCGGCGCTCGGGCTCGTGCTCCGCGCGGCAGACGCTCTACACCGCTCCGTCCGCCACAGTGACCCTCGATCGCTGTCGATGCTCGGCGCGCTGTACCTGGTCGCGGTCACGGCCGCCGCTGCCCAGCATGACCAGACGGCCGTAGGCGCTTATCTCACCCAGGCTCGCCAGGTCGCCGAACGCCTCGGCGAGGATCGCAACGACTTCTGGAACGCCTTCGGGCTGACCAACGTCACCATTCACGAGGTGTCCGCAGCGGTGGAGTCGGGAGACGCACGTCAGGCCATCACGAAGGCGGAAGCACTCGATGTCGAAGTCATGGCCCCGGGCCTGGTCGGGCGTCGTGCACAGGTCCATCTGGATCTCGCGCGGGCGTACGCCATCCAGCGCAAGGACGCCGCGTCGGTGAACATGCTCCTCCTGGCCGAACAGCTCTCTCCCGAACTCGTCCGCTACGGCGGGCGCACCCGTGAACTGCTGACTCAGCTCCTCAAACGCGAGCACCGGGCCAGTACACCGCAACTCCGGGGCCTGGCCACGCGAGCGGGCATCGCCTGA
- a CDS encoding ATP-binding protein translates to MSREAVHEAFEAMLKRWNGLRFLDHRDFYGVPQSASDARHWVLKVLSAHIAASAEVLETVELLVSEVVTNSILHSDSGHPDEIITVGVGLGERLVHVEVMDKGSTVNVPQMRPVDGDSLSGRGLAWVDFLSSGWGTDYDPEIGRAVWVQLIYR, encoded by the coding sequence GTGAGCCGGGAAGCCGTCCATGAGGCGTTCGAGGCGATGCTCAAGCGCTGGAACGGGCTCCGATTCCTGGATCACCGGGACTTCTATGGGGTGCCGCAGTCGGCGTCAGACGCGCGCCACTGGGTGCTGAAGGTGCTGAGCGCGCACATCGCGGCATCGGCGGAGGTCTTGGAGACGGTGGAGCTCCTGGTGAGCGAGGTCGTCACCAACTCGATCCTGCACAGCGACTCGGGCCATCCCGACGAGATCATCACCGTCGGCGTCGGCCTGGGGGAGCGCCTGGTCCACGTCGAGGTGATGGACAAGGGCTCAACGGTCAACGTTCCCCAAATGCGGCCTGTCGATGGTGACAGCCTCAGCGGGCGGGGCCTGGCGTGGGTGGACTTCCTGTCCAGCGGGTGGGGCACCGACTACGACCCGGAGATAGGCCGCGCGGTCTGGGTTCAGCTCATCTACCGCTGA